CATCAACCTGCCGGACGCGCTGTTGTTTGATGCCGGCCGTGCGGATTTGCGCGATTCCGCCCGGGTGATGCTGCACCAGCTGGCGCCGGAGTTGACCCGTTTTACCGGTGATATTGTTGTCGAAGGACATACCGATAATCTGGCGGTCGGCAGCCATTCGCCGTTCCAATCCAATTGGGAATTATCGGTAGGACGGGCGTTCAGTGTGATCACGTGTCTGGTGGCCCAGGGGGTGCCTCCGGAACGTCTCACCGCGCGGGGATACGGGGAGTACCGTCCCCGGGTCTTGAATGATACCCCGGATCACCGGGCGGAGAATCGCCGGATTGAAATTGTGCTGCTCAATACTCAAAAAGGTTCCTAGATGCCCAAAAAATGGTTTCTCATCGTGCTGGCGATTGTTGTTA
This genomic stretch from Elusimicrobiota bacterium harbors:
- a CDS encoding flagellar motor protein MotB; the protein is MNNPTPNYSEDPWTDPEQTRETDMTQLWVVSYSDFMTILMIFFLVLFAHRVWQKKVSWETEKVRQMRAVRESQKGMIQRLTRLADVDVQAERIDINLPDALLFDAGRADLRDSARVMLHQLAPELTRFTGDIVVEGHTDNLAVGSHSPFQSNWELSVGRAFSVITCLVAQGVPPERLTARGYGEYRPRVLNDTPDHRAENRRIEIVLLNTQKGS